From the genome of Pirellulales bacterium:
ACGCAGCTTTTCCAGCCGACGCGCAGAATCGCCTGTCGACCTCGTTTTCTCAGCGTTTCGACAAGTACAATAACACGCCCAGCGCCGCGACCAGGATCACGATTGATCCGACGAGCATCACGGCATTGGATATCGCGCGGCGCCGCACGCGTTCGTCATGCAGGACGCGTTCGGCCCGCCGCCCCGAACGATCGTCGGGGGTGATTGCGTCGGCCTGCGAAAAGAGATCGACCACCTCGTTCGCGCCTGAAGGTGATCGCGACTGCGTCGACGTCGTCGGCATTGCCGCCGGCTGTGGCAAGTCGGCGTCGATGGCCGAGCTTTTCCCAGCGGCTTCGGTTTCCGGGGTAGTCTGCCAGAGCTTGGTTCTCGTCCCTTTGCGTTTGCCCGTCGGAACCGACCGCCTCAATTCCTCGACCGAAACCTCTTCGACGCCGGTCGCCGTGTCGTCCGGCGCTTGCGGCACCAGCAGCACATTGTCGCAGGCGGGGCAGATCGTTTGCTGACCCGCCTGGCTGGCGTCGACTTCCGAGACCGCACCACAAAAGGGGCAGCCAAATTGCAACACCGCCACGGTTCACTCTCCGGCGCATACGCTAAGGTGTGCATGACTCCAGTATCTACGGCAAGAACGCGTTCCTATCATAAACCACTCGAGCGGCATTGCGCCAAGAGTGCAAGAGACAAGCGGACGCTCGGCGAGTTAGAATTTCTGTGCGGCGTCTCGCACTCTTTGTACACGGACCATGGCTTCGACAAACCGACGGCTACCGCCGCGCCAGCAACTCGCAGCGCCGGGCAAATGGCCCGCCGTGGGCGAACGTGCCGCTGTGGGGCCTGTCGGGCCCTGGCGCGTGGTCGTCGGCGGCGAGGTTGCTTCACCGCTGGATTTGTCTCTCGACCAGTTGCGGGCGCTGCCACGGGTCGAACGCACGATCGACATACACTGCGTGACGCGCTGGTCAAAACCGGAAATGCGTTTTGCCGGCGTGACACTGGCATGCCTTCTGGACATCGCGCGCCCGCATCCGGAGGCGAAGTTCGTGTCGTTCGTGGCCTACAGCGCCCGCAACCATAGCACTTCATTACCGCTCGCCGATGCGATCGCGCTCGAGACGCTGATCGTTTGGGAATTTGATGGTGCGCCGCTGCCGGCCGAGCACGGCGGACCGGTACGCGTGGTGGTGCCAAGCCGGTATTTCTACAAAAGTCTCAAATGGCTGCGGGCGATCGAAGTTCTGGCGATCGACAAGCCAGGCTATTGGGAAAGCGAAGCCGGCTATCACAACACCGGCGACCCGTGGCGCGAAGAGCGCTACATGGCGC
Proteins encoded in this window:
- a CDS encoding molybdopterin-dependent oxidoreductase, coding for MASTNRRLPPRQQLAAPGKWPAVGERAAVGPVGPWRVVVGGEVASPLDLSLDQLRALPRVERTIDIHCVTRWSKPEMRFAGVTLACLLDIARPHPEAKFVSFVAYSARNHSTSLPLADAIALETLIVWEFDGAPLPAEHGGPVRVVVPSRYFYKSLKWLRAIEVLAIDKPGYWESEAGYHNTGDPWREERYMAPQLTRQEMRAAFAARDSSGRDLRSIDARGHDLSGLRAQGALLRDANFQECRLAGAIFDDANLSNAHFAGAVLAGASFARADVEGADFSGADLRGANFTGASLFGVTFGAVEAGQSSRPAIADATTRIDAAGLEALVPLQAQLIRRLLACG